A stretch of Halostagnicola kamekurae DNA encodes these proteins:
- a CDS encoding nitrilase-related carbon-nitrogen hydrolase — translation MSDQSDSNSRDQSTAGSEIELALAQIAIEPGDVDGNVERATAAVGRAAAAGADLVALPELFNVGYFAFDEYASHAEPIDGRTFGRLRDAAIDHGVAVLAGSIVEDLAATDAVSTPAETGLANTAALFSADGALELVYRKHHLFGYESAESDLLVPGESVDTATIRGFTVGVTTCYDLRFPELYRELVDSGAQLLLIPSAWPYPRVDHWEALSRARAIENQCYVATINGSGSFDDADLLGRSTVYDPWGVRLASSGDDPALVTATVDPETVEGVRSSFPALADRRR, via the coding sequence GTGTCTGACCAATCGGACTCGAATTCGCGGGACCAGTCGACAGCGGGATCGGAGATCGAACTCGCGCTGGCACAGATCGCCATCGAACCGGGTGACGTCGACGGAAACGTCGAGCGAGCGACGGCGGCGGTCGGTCGAGCGGCCGCGGCCGGGGCCGATCTCGTCGCGCTCCCGGAACTGTTCAACGTCGGATACTTCGCTTTCGACGAATACGCGAGCCACGCCGAACCGATCGACGGGCGCACGTTCGGACGGCTCAGGGACGCGGCCATCGACCACGGCGTGGCCGTTCTGGCCGGCAGCATCGTCGAGGACCTTGCGGCGACCGACGCCGTTTCGACGCCCGCGGAAACCGGCCTCGCGAACACCGCGGCCCTGTTTAGCGCCGACGGCGCGCTCGAGTTGGTCTACCGAAAGCACCACCTCTTCGGGTACGAGTCCGCAGAGAGCGACCTGCTCGTTCCCGGCGAGTCCGTCGACACGGCGACGATCCGCGGCTTCACGGTGGGCGTGACGACCTGCTACGACCTCCGATTTCCCGAACTCTACCGCGAACTGGTCGACTCGGGCGCGCAGTTGCTGTTGATCCCCAGCGCGTGGCCGTACCCGCGAGTCGATCACTGGGAGGCGCTCTCGCGGGCTCGAGCGATCGAAAACCAGTGTTACGTCGCGACGATCAACGGGTCGGGATCGTTCGACGACGCCGACCTGCTCGGGCGGTCGACCGTCTACGATCCCTGGGGCGTCCGCCTGGCCTCGAGCGGCGACGATCCCGCGCTGGTCACGGCGACGGTCGATCCCGAGACGGTCGAAGGGGTTCGCTCGTCGTTTCCAGCGCTCGCGGACCGACGACGGTAG
- a CDS encoding DUF7525 family protein — MATQTESATDKGVGLSMALGALAVVGAIAMIVGALELGGIPEITAAGGFAGAVAFSILAVAGIHLWD; from the coding sequence ATGGCTACGCAAACGGAATCTGCGACCGACAAGGGCGTCGGTCTCTCGATGGCACTCGGTGCGCTCGCCGTCGTCGGTGCAATCGCAATGATCGTGGGTGCGCTCGAACTCGGCGGCATCCCCGAAATCACTGCGGCGGGCGGCTTCGCCGGCGCAGTAGCGTTTTCGATCCTCGCGGTCGCCGGGATTCACCTCTGGGACTGA
- a CDS encoding DUF7123 family protein: MTDYSNEEQRILSYLRESAARGEQYFRAKNIASAIGLSSKQVGARLPHLAEKSEDVDIEKWGRARSTTWKVTLS; this comes from the coding sequence ATGACCGACTACTCCAACGAAGAACAGCGCATTCTCTCGTATCTCCGCGAGAGTGCGGCCCGAGGGGAGCAGTACTTCCGGGCGAAAAACATCGCATCGGCGATCGGCCTCTCGTCGAAGCAGGTCGGGGCTCGGCTCCCGCACCTCGCGGAGAAGTCGGAGGATGTCGATATCGAAAAGTGGGGTCGCGCGCGCTCGACGACCTGGAAAGTCACGCTCAGTTGA
- the queC gene encoding 7-cyano-7-deazaguanine synthase QueC translates to MTPTTEDTTTDESTAQDKRAVVLLSGGMDSATAAYEARARGYDIYALHTSYGQRTETRELECARTLAEALEVEDFLRIETGHLAAIGGSSLTDDELAVGDAEPDSDEIPNTYVPFRNANLLAMAVSYAEAHDCGAVFIGAHSEDFSGYPDCRPAFFDAFEAVVDAGTKPETDISIEAPFVEWSKTDIARRGLELEVPYEHTWSCYRDDEPACGTCDSCAFRLEAFRNNDARDPIAYAKRPPHSGTDDG, encoded by the coding sequence ATGACACCGACAACAGAGGACACGACGACAGACGAATCGACAGCACAGGACAAGCGAGCCGTCGTCCTTCTCTCGGGCGGCATGGACAGCGCGACGGCCGCCTACGAGGCTCGAGCGCGCGGCTACGACATATACGCACTGCACACCTCCTACGGCCAGCGCACGGAAACGCGCGAACTCGAGTGTGCGCGGACACTCGCGGAGGCCCTCGAGGTCGAGGACTTCCTTCGGATCGAAACCGGCCATCTCGCCGCGATCGGCGGCTCGAGTCTGACCGACGACGAGCTCGCGGTCGGGGACGCAGAGCCCGACAGCGACGAGATTCCGAACACCTACGTTCCGTTTCGCAACGCGAACCTCCTCGCGATGGCGGTTTCCTACGCGGAGGCCCACGACTGTGGGGCGGTTTTCATCGGCGCGCACAGCGAGGACTTCTCGGGCTACCCCGACTGTCGGCCCGCCTTCTTCGACGCCTTCGAGGCGGTCGTCGACGCAGGGACGAAACCTGAGACCGACATCTCGATCGAAGCGCCGTTCGTCGAGTGGTCCAAGACCGACATCGCCCGCCGCGGGCTGGAACTCGAGGTCCCCTACGAGCACACTTGGTCGTGCTATCGCGACGATGAACCCGCCTGCGGGACCTGCGATTCGTGTGCGTTTCGACTCGAGGCGTTCCGAAACAACGACGCTCGCGATCCGATCGCGTACGCGAAACGGCCCCCTCACTCTGGGACAGACGACGGGTAG
- a CDS encoding ATP-NAD kinase family protein: MNEIGFVVNPIAGMGGRVGLKGTDGKLEEARRRGATPRAPDRASDALETLYRLDPSPTVYTAAGSMGESAAVAAGFDPTVVFEPESAAEGESETTAEDTRGAVRAFLERGVDLVVFVGGDGTAADVAAVLEEADGETPMLGVPAGVKIYSSVFAVTPADAGRVAAEFDRVESREVNDIDEAAYREGTVRSELRAVVPVPVAPEIQSSKQLASGSVDSLADGYARDVDAGRTYVFGPGSTVGRIEDAFEIDGSPLGVDVWRDGEVLVRDGSESEILAALSDPVTIVVSPIGGQGFLFGRGNHQLSPAVIRRSDALDIVASTEKLDDIGAFHVDTDDERLNEELRGWIKVRTGRYTTRLVKVV; the protein is encoded by the coding sequence ATGAACGAAATCGGGTTCGTCGTCAATCCGATCGCCGGAATGGGCGGTCGGGTCGGGTTGAAGGGAACGGACGGCAAACTCGAGGAGGCCCGACGACGAGGCGCGACGCCGCGCGCACCGGATCGCGCCTCCGACGCCCTCGAGACGCTGTACCGGCTGGATCCCTCGCCCACCGTCTACACGGCGGCCGGGAGCATGGGAGAATCGGCGGCGGTCGCCGCCGGGTTCGACCCGACCGTCGTCTTCGAACCCGAATCCGCGGCCGAAGGTGAATCCGAGACGACTGCCGAGGACACGCGCGGAGCCGTTCGGGCGTTTCTCGAGCGCGGGGTCGATCTCGTGGTGTTCGTCGGCGGCGACGGCACCGCCGCGGACGTCGCCGCGGTGCTGGAGGAAGCAGACGGGGAGACGCCGATGCTCGGCGTCCCCGCGGGGGTGAAAATTTATTCGTCAGTCTTCGCCGTGACGCCCGCAGACGCCGGTCGCGTGGCCGCCGAGTTCGACCGCGTGGAGTCGCGCGAGGTCAACGACATCGACGAGGCGGCCTACCGGGAGGGAACGGTCCGCTCGGAGCTACGGGCGGTGGTCCCGGTTCCGGTCGCTCCGGAGATCCAATCGAGCAAGCAACTCGCCAGCGGGAGCGTCGACTCGCTCGCCGATGGCTACGCTCGAGACGTCGACGCCGGGCGGACCTACGTGTTCGGCCCGGGGAGCACGGTCGGGCGAATCGAAGACGCATTCGAGATCGACGGCTCTCCCCTCGGCGTCGACGTCTGGCGGGACGGCGAGGTCTTGGTCCGAGACGGGTCCGAGAGCGAGATTCTGGCGGCGCTTTCGGACCCGGTCACGATCGTAGTGTCACCGATCGGCGGACAGGGGTTTCTCTTCGGCCGCGGCAACCACCAGCTCTCGCCCGCCGTGATCCGACGGTCCGACGCGCTCGATATCGTCGCCTCGACGGAGAAACTCGACGACATCGGCGCGTTTCACGTCGACACCGACGACGAGCGCCTGAACGAGGAGCTGCGAGGGTGGATCAAGGTCCGAACGGGCAGGTACACGACCCGGCTCGTGAAGGTTGTTTAA
- a CDS encoding 7-carboxy-7-deazaguanine synthase QueE produces MPVSSTGPDSDETASSGGADAARASSGDTSATQTSKDSQEDGALPINELFYSLQGEGILAGVPSVFVRTSGCNLRCWFCDSYHTSWEPTHARMGLDEIVAEVESFERADHVVLTGGEPLLHEESVRLLERLSERGYHTTVETNGTIFRDAPIDLASISPKLENSTPTPERDPRGEQSGDGAGDDAESGQRSAGDSSRDSDGIASRHERDRIDLEAMARLVETYDSQLKFVVTDESDVTEVESILEDLRAASTASIAADDVLLMPEGATRDRLAETRTRVAELAMEHGFRYTPRLHVDLWNDAPET; encoded by the coding sequence ATGCCCGTCTCGAGTACCGGCCCCGATTCGGACGAGACAGCCTCGAGCGGAGGCGCTGACGCGGCTCGGGCCTCGAGCGGAGATACCAGTGCCACGCAGACCTCGAAAGACAGCCAGGAGGACGGCGCACTACCGATCAACGAGCTCTTCTACTCGCTACAGGGGGAAGGGATCCTCGCCGGCGTCCCGTCCGTGTTCGTTCGCACGAGCGGCTGTAACCTGCGCTGTTGGTTCTGTGACTCCTATCACACGTCCTGGGAGCCGACCCACGCCCGGATGGGCCTCGACGAAATCGTCGCCGAAGTCGAGTCCTTCGAGCGGGCGGACCACGTCGTGCTCACGGGCGGCGAACCGCTGCTTCACGAAGAGTCGGTCCGCCTGCTCGAACGGCTCTCGGAACGTGGCTATCACACGACCGTCGAGACCAACGGGACGATCTTCCGCGACGCGCCGATCGATCTCGCGTCGATCAGCCCGAAACTCGAGAACAGCACCCCGACTCCCGAGCGGGACCCGCGCGGGGAGCAATCTGGTGACGGCGCTGGGGACGACGCCGAGAGTGGTCAGCGATCCGCGGGCGACTCGAGTCGAGACTCCGACGGGATAGCGTCGCGCCACGAACGCGACCGGATCGATCTCGAGGCGATGGCGCGGCTGGTCGAGACGTACGACAGCCAGTTGAAGTTCGTCGTCACCGACGAGTCGGACGTAACCGAAGTCGAGTCCATCCTCGAGGACCTCCGCGCGGCGTCGACGGCGTCGATCGCAGCCGACGACGTGCTGTTGATGCCCGAGGGCGCGACCCGCGACCGGCTCGCCGAAACTCGGACCCGCGTCGCCGAACTCGCGATGGAACACGGCTTTCGATACACGCCCCGTCTCCACGTCGATCTGTGGAACGACGCCCCCGAAACGTAA
- a CDS encoding RIO1 family regulatory kinase/ATPase domain-containing protein, whose amino-acid sequence MDIRQLARGSIEWGRLERVARTLAERYDRDVVRVEFLEADNWLSTPCVIDDEFFVKIVSKQNALVHALLTAGRNMGAFTSGTEGFFDRFDTPRQMVEHEYDATQRIREIGLNAPKPIESFEVNGLGVLVLEYLPDFRSLDDVDDSDVRARAPELFELLATMHANELAHGDLRAENVLLCEGELYVIDATSVSAGRMDETTAYDLACAMALLEPRIGARDAVREAAAVYDADALLSAREFLDFVRMRPDHQFDSTRLRSEVEKVADLQE is encoded by the coding sequence ATGGACATCCGTCAACTCGCGCGTGGCTCCATCGAATGGGGTCGTCTCGAGCGGGTCGCACGCACCCTGGCGGAGCGCTACGACCGGGACGTGGTGCGCGTCGAGTTTCTCGAGGCGGACAACTGGCTCTCGACGCCCTGCGTGATCGACGACGAGTTCTTCGTCAAGATTGTCTCCAAGCAGAACGCGCTGGTCCACGCGCTGTTGACGGCCGGGCGAAACATGGGCGCGTTCACGTCGGGGACTGAGGGCTTTTTCGATCGGTTCGATACCCCTCGCCAGATGGTCGAACACGAGTACGACGCGACACAGCGAATCCGCGAAATCGGCCTCAACGCGCCGAAACCCATCGAGTCGTTCGAGGTCAACGGTCTCGGCGTCCTCGTCCTCGAGTACCTTCCCGACTTCCGGTCGCTCGACGACGTCGACGACTCGGACGTCCGCGCTCGAGCGCCGGAACTGTTCGAACTGCTCGCGACGATGCACGCGAACGAGTTGGCACACGGTGATCTGCGCGCGGAAAACGTCCTCCTCTGTGAGGGAGAGCTCTACGTCATCGACGCCACGAGCGTCTCGGCGGGTCGCATGGACGAAACGACGGCGTACGACCTCGCGTGTGCGATGGCTCTCCTCGAGCCTCGAATCGGCGCTCGAGACGCCGTTCGCGAGGCGGCGGCGGTCTACGACGCCGACGCGTTGCTGTCGGCGCGGGAGTTCCTCGACTTCGTGCGAATGCGCCCGGACCACCAGTTCGACTCCACGAGGCTTCGAAGCGAAGTCGAGAAGGTCGCCGACCTGCAGGAGTGA
- a CDS encoding competence/damage-inducible protein A, whose protein sequence is MDVAVVTVGDELLAGRTTNTNAAWLGERLADRGVRVERATTVPDRVGDIARVVNEYRAEYDAVIVTGGLGPTHDDVTMDGVAAAVGRPLEPHDDALAWLAENGGYSREDLTDGTGTLPAGSRALHNTEGVAPGAVLENIYVLPGVPREMKTMFEAIAPEFDGVETHRAVVVADEPESALLDRLADLRSEFDVSVGSYPGESVRVTIESSDPEIVEAAAEWLEQRVESPA, encoded by the coding sequence ATGGACGTCGCAGTAGTGACCGTCGGGGACGAACTGCTCGCCGGTCGAACGACAAACACGAACGCAGCGTGGCTCGGCGAACGACTCGCCGACCGGGGCGTACGCGTCGAGCGCGCGACGACCGTTCCCGACCGCGTCGGCGACATCGCCCGCGTGGTCAACGAGTACCGCGCCGAGTACGACGCGGTGATCGTCACCGGCGGGCTCGGTCCGACCCACGACGACGTGACGATGGACGGCGTCGCCGCGGCCGTCGGACGACCGCTCGAGCCCCACGATGACGCGCTCGCCTGGCTGGCGGAAAACGGCGGCTACTCCCGCGAGGACCTGACGGACGGCACTGGCACGCTCCCGGCCGGGTCCCGGGCCCTCCACAATACGGAGGGGGTCGCACCCGGCGCCGTCCTCGAGAACATCTACGTCCTGCCGGGGGTCCCACGGGAAATGAAAACGATGTTCGAGGCGATCGCCCCCGAGTTCGACGGCGTCGAGACACACCGGGCCGTCGTGGTCGCAGACGAGCCCGAGAGCGCGCTCCTCGATCGACTCGCCGACCTCCGATCGGAGTTCGACGTCTCAGTCGGCAGTTACCCCGGCGAGTCGGTCCGCGTAACCATCGAGAGCTCCGATCCGGAGATCGTCGAGGCGGCCGCCGAGTGGCTCGAGCAGCGAGTCGAGAGCCCCGCCTAG
- a CDS encoding phosphate signaling complex PhoU family protein translates to METRKVQRLGPSTLAMTLPAEWASEHGVEKGDEVSLRTSGKGTLTVMPESANSEETEAIIHADDLDSEAVERAIVAQYVLGRRVIRIECEDGALESEHINAVYRAETQLMGLGVIEETPENISIRCSVDPEDFTLDNLLERLERTGRTMRGEAIKALAHGNPDLAQRALNRERQANKIFVLLLRLIFTAYQNPNLARAVGLNSGFPLIGYRSIAKNLELTADNAEDIADIVMETEGHTLDIDSNVMREIRELTELVDDITALAVESAVERDYDKTIEARKLYRDIADREEEILAELPEMNNDDLLKVREVLVSVQQTAGYAMRNTEIAANLALNEESDHTTIK, encoded by the coding sequence ATGGAAACACGGAAAGTGCAACGGCTCGGTCCGTCGACGCTGGCGATGACGCTGCCGGCCGAGTGGGCGTCCGAGCACGGCGTCGAGAAAGGCGACGAAGTGTCGCTTCGAACCAGCGGCAAGGGCACGCTCACCGTGATGCCCGAATCCGCGAACTCGGAGGAAACCGAGGCGATCATCCACGCCGACGACCTCGATTCCGAAGCGGTCGAGCGGGCGATCGTCGCCCAGTACGTCCTCGGGCGACGAGTCATCCGCATCGAATGCGAAGACGGCGCGCTCGAGTCCGAACACATTAACGCGGTCTACCGCGCGGAGACGCAGTTGATGGGCCTCGGCGTCATCGAAGAGACGCCGGAGAACATCTCGATCCGCTGTTCGGTCGATCCGGAGGACTTCACGCTCGATAACCTCTTGGAGCGCCTCGAGCGAACCGGACGGACGATGCGCGGCGAAGCGATCAAGGCGCTGGCACACGGCAACCCCGACCTCGCACAGCGGGCACTCAACCGCGAGCGACAGGCGAACAAGATCTTCGTGTTACTGCTTCGTCTCATCTTTACGGCCTACCAGAACCCGAACCTCGCCCGCGCGGTCGGACTCAACAGCGGCTTCCCGCTGATCGGCTACCGATCGATCGCGAAGAACCTCGAGTTGACCGCGGACAACGCCGAGGACATCGCGGACATCGTGATGGAGACGGAGGGTCACACCCTCGACATCGACAGCAACGTGATGCGCGAGATTCGGGAACTGACCGAACTGGTCGACGACATCACCGCCCTCGCGGTCGAGTCGGCCGTCGAGCGAGACTACGACAAAACGATCGAAGCGCGAAAGCTCTACCGTGACATCGCGGATCGGGAAGAGGAGATCCTGGCCGAGTTGCCTGAGATGAACAACGACGACCTCCTCAAAGTTCGAGAGGTGCTGGTCAGCGTCCAGCAGACCGCGGGGTACGCGATGCGAAACACGGAGATCGCCGCAAATCTCGCGCTCAACGAGGAGTCCGACCACACGACGATCAAGTAA
- a CDS encoding 6-pyruvoyl trahydropterin synthase family protein has protein sequence MKELETGDASTSAERPRSTNVLDTTRTLRIGHDRPIRISAGHRLRHHDGKCARPHGHNYEVAVTVTGELTDEGWVVDKGDITQVIDEWDHKFLLEAGDPLVDAFETAGDADGVVVLEHPPTAEVMSVVLERKLAETLPETVESVGVRVSETSELCGGGRL, from the coding sequence ATGAAGGAACTCGAGACCGGAGACGCCTCGACGAGCGCGGAGCGCCCTCGCTCGACGAACGTCCTCGATACCACGCGAACGCTCCGCATCGGCCACGACCGGCCGATTCGGATCAGCGCCGGGCATCGATTGCGCCACCACGACGGGAAGTGCGCTCGTCCGCACGGCCACAACTACGAAGTCGCCGTCACGGTGACGGGCGAGTTGACCGACGAAGGCTGGGTCGTCGACAAAGGTGATATTACCCAGGTGATCGACGAGTGGGACCACAAGTTCTTGCTCGAGGCCGGTGATCCGCTCGTCGACGCGTTCGAGACTGCGGGCGACGCCGACGGGGTCGTCGTCCTCGAGCACCCGCCGACGGCGGAGGTCATGAGCGTCGTCCTCGAGCGGAAACTCGCGGAAACGCTGCCCGAAACCGTCGAATCCGTCGGCGTGCGAGTGAGCGAAACGAGCGAACTCTGCGGCGGAGGCCGTCTCTGA
- a CDS encoding nitrous oxide reductase accessory protein NosL: MNRTGSRPLSRRAFVAAAGVGAGCLAGCLNRSEEPEGDSEDEPEPIELVDHPGDEPIEPPEEYRCPVCNMLPADWDNSNAQLVHEGEGATFFDSAGCLFNYYVDPAKEGGPDAEISAVWTTGHESLDLIDATEASFVLEHDQERIDAPMDSPVPFADRDDAVAYVEEYDDLTEDDIVGLKDADSEAASIY, from the coding sequence CGTCGGCGCCGGATGCCTCGCGGGCTGTCTGAATCGCTCGGAGGAGCCCGAGGGGGACTCCGAAGACGAACCCGAGCCGATCGAACTCGTCGACCATCCCGGCGACGAGCCGATCGAGCCGCCCGAGGAGTACCGGTGTCCAGTCTGTAATATGCTGCCCGCCGATTGGGACAACTCGAACGCACAGCTCGTCCACGAAGGAGAAGGTGCCACGTTCTTCGACTCCGCGGGCTGTCTGTTCAATTACTACGTCGATCCAGCGAAAGAGGGGGGACCAGACGCGGAGATCAGCGCCGTCTGGACGACGGGCCACGAGAGTCTGGATCTGATCGACGCGACGGAGGCCTCGTTCGTCCTCGAGCACGATCAGGAGCGCATCGACGCGCCGATGGACAGTCCCGTGCCGTTCGCCGACCGAGACGACGCCGTCGCGTACGTCGAGGAGTACGACGACCTCACCGAAGACGACATCGTCGGACTCAAGGACGCGGACAGCGAGGCGGCCTCGATCTACTAG
- a CDS encoding SRPBCC family protein translates to MTVRVDRSFEVDATPERVWEFISDPENRARAISVVSEYTIDDEAGREATWHVELPIPLVRQTITVETEDVTRAPPNEVAFVGRSKVMDVKGEHEITQTETGARLENQFVVDGKLPGVETFFKRNLDDELENLRRALENDLRSAP, encoded by the coding sequence ATGACAGTACGGGTCGATCGATCGTTCGAAGTCGACGCGACTCCCGAGCGCGTCTGGGAGTTCATTTCCGACCCGGAGAACCGAGCGCGGGCGATCAGCGTCGTCTCCGAGTACACGATCGATGACGAAGCCGGCCGAGAGGCGACGTGGCACGTCGAACTTCCGATTCCGTTGGTTCGACAGACGATCACGGTCGAGACCGAGGACGTGACGCGAGCGCCGCCCAACGAGGTGGCGTTCGTCGGGCGGTCGAAGGTGATGGACGTGAAAGGGGAACACGAGATCACCCAGACCGAGACGGGCGCTCGCCTCGAGAATCAGTTCGTCGTCGACGGCAAACTCCCCGGCGTCGAGACGTTCTTCAAGCGGAACCTCGACGACGAACTCGAGAACCTCCGCCGAGCGCTCGAGAACGACCTCCGATCGGCCCCCTGA